The Chloroflexota bacterium genome segment GTTCGCCAGGATGACGGCCTTTCCAGCCGCGTCCCAACCCTCCACGTCGGCTGTGGGATCCGCCTCTGCGTAGCCAAGACGTTGGGCCTCGGCCAGTGCGGCATCATAGCTCTGCCCCTCTTCCATCTGGCTCAGGATGAAGTTGGTAGTGCCGTTGAGGATACCTCGAATCTGGTTGATTTCGCATCCGGCCAGCGTTGTTTCAGCCATACGAATGGCGGGTGTGCCGCTCATGACGGTTCCTTCAAAGCGGAACTGAACCTGATTGTCCCGGGCCAGTTCCGCCAGTTCCCGATAGGCAAGCGCGACGGGACCCTTGTTGGTGAGTAGGGCGTTCTTTCCACTTTCGAAGGCTGCCCTGACGTGACTGATAGCCGGCTCACCGGTCTGTACATCGGTCCAACTGACTTCAATCATGGTGTCCGCATTGCTGTTCCAAATCGTTGTTATGCTGTCCCAATCACGACGCAGTGTTGGGCTATCCGGATAAGAATCCAGTTTTCCGGTGCGACGCACTGTGTTCAACAGGGTGGCGAGATCGAGGCCGGTTGGTTGGTAGAGGTTGCCTTTAACCAGATCGCTGATGGCAACAATCTGGAATGCCGTCCCGAAACGCTCAATCAACTCGTCTTCCTTATCCAGCAGGATTTCAGCGAATCCCTGACCGACGGTTCCAAAACCGATCAGTGCCAGGCGGTGGACTCGGGTCATAGGTGACTTCTCCTTTGTTGTGCCGCGTGATGACATTGGGCCGCATCGTCGTCCGTCGCGATGGTACGCACGCAGGTGCCGTCAACCGGGCGTGATCACAACCGTTTCATTACAAGAATGGTGTCGCCGCAGCAGTTCTCATTTCATGGCCAGCGCTGCGGTGATTTCCAGCAAG includes the following:
- a CDS encoding homoserine dehydrogenase: MTRVHRLALIGFGTVGQGFAEILLDKEDELIERFGTAFQIVAISDLVKGNLYQPTGLDLATLLNTVRRTGKLDSYPDSPTLRRDWDSITTIWNSNADTMIEVSWTDVQTGEPAISHVRAAFESGKNALLTNKGPVALAYRELAELARDNQVQFRFEGTVMSGTPAIRMAETTLAGCEINQIRGILNGTTNFILSQMEEGQSYDAALAEAQRLGYAEADPTADVEGWDAAGKAVILANVLMNGKLTLSDVDRTGITEIDARDIQAAQNASERWKLIARVWQEDGVTRASIKPTRVSLSHPLAGVGGASNALTFTTDLLGDVTLVGPGAGKRETGYAVLGDLLDIAGT